In the genome of Andrena cerasifolii isolate SP2316 chromosome 5, iyAndCera1_principal, whole genome shotgun sequence, one region contains:
- the LOC143368946 gene encoding dual specificity protein phosphatase 22 isoform X3 → MGNGMNKVLPGLYIGNYRDSKDANQLQQFEITHILAIHDTARQLHSDKHYLCILASDSPDQNLSQYFSLCNDFIHAARLRGGNVLIHCLAGMSRSVTVAVAYIMSTTNLSWKEALKVVRVGRSIANPNVGFQQQLKDFESSRLHEERRRLKERFPSLALAESDAEICRATLRNYETMALAREVCEGKCAMGRNCPTGLCRQVSKRSPRRKGSTSSTSSLTTGRTPPQSPRMLPSAPPSPAMHRSSSVLSTARPRSGPAGLHYYTGSAPPSSSGSPIFSTSRFQGSVEGGPLWRSGLQ, encoded by the exons ATGGGGAATGGTATGAACAAG GTACTACCCGGGCTATACATCGGCAATTATCGCGACAGCAAGGACGCCAATCAGTTGCAGCAATTCGAAATCACTCACATTCTGGCGATCCACGACACCGCCCGTCAATTGCATTCC GACAAACACTATCTCTGTATATTGGCGTCGGACAGCCCAGATCAAAATTTATCGCAGTACTTCTCCCTGTGCAACGATTTCATTCACGCTGCCCGCCTGCGAGGTGGAAACGTACTGATACACTG CTTAGCCGGCATGTCGAGAAGCGTGACAGTGGCGGTGGCCTATATTATGAGCACCACCAATCTTTCGTGGAAAGAGGCACTCAAAGTGGTCAGAGTGGGCCGTTCCATTGCCAACCCAAACGTCGGCTTTCAGCAACAGCTTAAAGATTTCGAGTCCAGCCGGCTGCACGAG GAACGCCGCAGGTTGAAGGAGCGATTTCCAAGCTTGGCACTGGCGGAGTCCGACGCGGAGATCTGCCGTGCCACTTTAAGGAATTACGAAACCATGGCGTTGGCACGCGAGGTCTGCGAAGGGAAATGCGCCATGGGCCGCAATTGCCCTACCGGCCTCTGTAGGCAAGTGTCCAAAAG GAGTCCGAGGAGGAAAGGGTCCACGAGTAGCACTAGCAGCTTAACCACCGGGAGAACACCGCCACAATCACCCAGAATGCTTCCGTCTGCACCGCCATCACCAGCCATGCACAGATCATCCAGCGTGCTATCAACAGCGAGACCAAGAAGCGGTCCCGCTGGCTTGCACTATTACACTGGATCAGCACCGCCTTCCAG CAGCGGCTCACCAATCTTTTCAACCTCACGTTTCCAGGGCAGTGTCGAGGGTGGACCTCTCTGGCGCAGTGGCCTGCAGTAG
- the LOC143368946 gene encoding uncharacterized protein LOC143368946 isoform X2, producing the protein MGNGMNKVLPGLYIGNYRDSKDANQLQQFEITHILAIHDTARQLHSDKHYLCILASDSPDQNLSQYFSLCNDFIHAARLRGGNVLIHCLAGMSRSVTVAVAYIMSTTNLSWKEALKVVRVGRSIANPNVGFQQQLKDFESSRLHEERRRLKERFPSLALAESDAEICRATLRNYETMALAREVCEGKCAMGRNCPTGLCRSPRRKGSTSSTSSLTTGRTPPQSPRMLPSAPPSPAMHRSSSVLSTARPRSGPAGLHYYTGSAPPSRAVSRVDLSGAVACSSSSTNLATMGRSGISSSNWRLTAGSAPTTPRPTPPVSPQRWSRRASNRQTSQLQVSPEAPSSTAT; encoded by the exons ATGGGGAATGGTATGAACAAG GTACTACCCGGGCTATACATCGGCAATTATCGCGACAGCAAGGACGCCAATCAGTTGCAGCAATTCGAAATCACTCACATTCTGGCGATCCACGACACCGCCCGTCAATTGCATTCC GACAAACACTATCTCTGTATATTGGCGTCGGACAGCCCAGATCAAAATTTATCGCAGTACTTCTCCCTGTGCAACGATTTCATTCACGCTGCCCGCCTGCGAGGTGGAAACGTACTGATACACTG CTTAGCCGGCATGTCGAGAAGCGTGACAGTGGCGGTGGCCTATATTATGAGCACCACCAATCTTTCGTGGAAAGAGGCACTCAAAGTGGTCAGAGTGGGCCGTTCCATTGCCAACCCAAACGTCGGCTTTCAGCAACAGCTTAAAGATTTCGAGTCCAGCCGGCTGCACGAG GAACGCCGCAGGTTGAAGGAGCGATTTCCAAGCTTGGCACTGGCGGAGTCCGACGCGGAGATCTGCCGTGCCACTTTAAGGAATTACGAAACCATGGCGTTGGCACGCGAGGTCTGCGAAGGGAAATGCGCCATGGGCCGCAATTGCCCTACCGGCCTCTGTAG GAGTCCGAGGAGGAAAGGGTCCACGAGTAGCACTAGCAGCTTAACCACCGGGAGAACACCGCCACAATCACCCAGAATGCTTCCGTCTGCACCGCCATCACCAGCCATGCACAGATCATCCAGCGTGCTATCAACAGCGAGACCAAGAAGCGGTCCCGCTGGCTTGCACTATTACACTGGATCAGCACCGCCTTCCAG GGCAGTGTCGAGGGTGGACCTCTCTGGCGCAGTGGCCTGCAGTAGTAGCAGCACAAATTTAGCCACGATGGGCAGATCGGGCATTTCTAGTAGCAACTGGCGGTTAACAGCTGGATCAGCGCCGACCACGCCGAGACCGACGCCCCCGGTCTCTCCGCAGCGTTGGTCGAGGCGTGCCTCCAACCGACAGACGTCCCAATTACAAGTCTCCCCCGAAGCTCCCTCGTCCACGGCCACGTAG
- the LOC143368944 gene encoding BRCA1-associated protein isoform X1, which translates to MNALFCNISCEENRENRDQNIPIINCIVELRRSAMAAKMRGRRELTKINMENCTNLTEKPDLSLPSQGTSTSGSTSRANSEETTYDNSEVAGASACACDQINFISGNPFVEVTKGIIHLYKENKLTDIRHAAERTQTICILAVPATMTCHDLLRYTAPCHQDVRHFRILRDGSPNQYMALITFKSANAATEFYGSFNGTPYNSFEPDVICHMVFVYSVEVTYNALPLSGHTELPLCPVCLERMDESVDGILTILCNHTFHASCLAKWGDTSCPVCRYAQTPESLADSYCMECNTGESNDALWICLICGHIGCSRYHQGHAFQHYRETHHCYAMQLGNNRVWDYVGDNFVHRLLQNKDGKMVEGGPTATKAEGAAMEEKVDSVQLEFIYLLTSQLETQRQYFEERLGRLEQHSVVQTTELREKLSQISEENAKVKEQLTTLSREKQGVDKRLQQVTNKLGQVQAELTEEKELRKALELNQASWQDKYETLQTEMTECQTTKQSEVADLKEQVQDLMFYLDAQAKVENSDLREEIASGRILIPETSGTVKKNTRPSKSRKKR; encoded by the exons ATGAATgctttgttttgcaatatctcgTGCGAAGAAAATCGTGAAAATCGGGATCAAAACATTCCCATAATCAATTGCATTGTTGAATTGCGTAGAA GTGCGATGGCTGCTAAGATGAGGGGTCGCAGAGAACTGACAAAGATAAATATGGAGAATTGCACAAACCTTACAGAGAAGCCGGACTTATCGCTACCTTCTCAGGGGACTAGCACATCCGGCTCCACCTCGAGAGCCAATTCCGAGGAAACGACTTATGATAATTCGGAGGTGGCTGGCGCGAGCGCTTGCGCCTGCGACCAAATCAATTTCATCTCTGGAAATCCGTTTGTCGAAGTAACCAAGGGGATTATACACTTGTACAAGGAAAA CAAATTAACAGACATACGCCATGCAGCTGAACGCACCCAGACTATTTGCATTCTTGCGGTTCCAGCCACGATGACTTGCCATGATCTCTTAAGGTACACGGCGCCTTGCCACCAAGATGTTCGGCATTTCAGAATACTCAGAGACGGTAGCCCTAACCAGTACATGGCGTTAATTACCTTCAAATCTGCT AATGCAGCTACAGAATTTTATGGCTCGTTTAATGGTACTCCTTATAATTCATTCGAGCCAGACGTTATATGTCACATGGTGTTCGTGTACAGCGTCGAAGTGACGTATAATGCGTTACCTCTGTCCGGGCACACAGAATTACCACTTTGCCCGGTATGTTTAGAGAGAATGGACGAGAGCGTAGATGGAATTTTAACAATTCTGTGCAACCACACGTTCCATGCGAGTTGCCTAGCTAAATGGGGGGACACTTCTTGTCCTGTTTGTAGATATGCTCAGACGCCAGAATCGCTTGCTGATAGCTATTGCATGGAATGCA ATACTGGAGAAAGCAACGACGCTCTATGGATTTGCCTAATATGCGGGCACATAGGTTGCTCGCGATATCATCAAGGGCACGCTTTTCAGCACTATCGCGAGACACACCACTGTTATGCCATGCAACTGGGCAATAACAGAGTCTGGGATTACGTTGGTGATAATTTCGTTCACCGATTATTACAAAACAAAGATGGGAAGATGGTTGAGGGGGGCCCCACTGCCACCAAGGCTGAAGGAGCTGCAATGGAAGAGAAAGTGGACTCTGTACAATTGGAGTTTATTTATCTCTTAACGTCGCAATTGGAAACACAAAGGCAGTATTTCGAGGAGAGACTAGGGCGGCTAGAACAACACTCGGTTGTACAAACTACGGAACTTAGAGAAAAGTTAAGCCAAATATCGGAAGAGAATGCGAAAGTGAAG GAACAATTAACGACATTAAGCCGCGAGAAACAGGGCGTGGATAAACGACTGCAACAAGTTACTAACAAGTTGGGGCAAGTGCAGGCAGAATTGACCGAGGAAAAAGAGTTGAGGAAGGCGTTAGAATTGAATCAAGCCTCTTGGCAAGATAAATACGAAACGCTGCAGACGGAGATGACCGAGTGTCAAACCACGAAACAATCGGAAGTTGCGGATCTCAAGGAACAAGTACAGGATTTAATGTTCTACCTCGATGCTCAGGCGAAAGTTGAAAATTCGGATTTAAGGGAGGAGATCGCATCAGGTCGTATATTGATCCCCGAGACCTCTGGAACGGTGAAAAAGAATACTCGCCCTTCGAAATCTCGCAAAAAACGTTGA
- the LOC143368946 gene encoding uncharacterized protein LOC143368946 isoform X1 yields MGNGMNKVLPGLYIGNYRDSKDANQLQQFEITHILAIHDTARQLHSDKHYLCILASDSPDQNLSQYFSLCNDFIHAARLRGGNVLIHCLAGMSRSVTVAVAYIMSTTNLSWKEALKVVRVGRSIANPNVGFQQQLKDFESSRLHEERRRLKERFPSLALAESDAEICRATLRNYETMALAREVCEGKCAMGRNCPTGLCRQVSKRSPRRKGSTSSTSSLTTGRTPPQSPRMLPSAPPSPAMHRSSSVLSTARPRSGPAGLHYYTGSAPPSRAVSRVDLSGAVACSSSSTNLATMGRSGISSSNWRLTAGSAPTTPRPTPPVSPQRWSRRASNRQTSQLQVSPEAPSSTAT; encoded by the exons ATGGGGAATGGTATGAACAAG GTACTACCCGGGCTATACATCGGCAATTATCGCGACAGCAAGGACGCCAATCAGTTGCAGCAATTCGAAATCACTCACATTCTGGCGATCCACGACACCGCCCGTCAATTGCATTCC GACAAACACTATCTCTGTATATTGGCGTCGGACAGCCCAGATCAAAATTTATCGCAGTACTTCTCCCTGTGCAACGATTTCATTCACGCTGCCCGCCTGCGAGGTGGAAACGTACTGATACACTG CTTAGCCGGCATGTCGAGAAGCGTGACAGTGGCGGTGGCCTATATTATGAGCACCACCAATCTTTCGTGGAAAGAGGCACTCAAAGTGGTCAGAGTGGGCCGTTCCATTGCCAACCCAAACGTCGGCTTTCAGCAACAGCTTAAAGATTTCGAGTCCAGCCGGCTGCACGAG GAACGCCGCAGGTTGAAGGAGCGATTTCCAAGCTTGGCACTGGCGGAGTCCGACGCGGAGATCTGCCGTGCCACTTTAAGGAATTACGAAACCATGGCGTTGGCACGCGAGGTCTGCGAAGGGAAATGCGCCATGGGCCGCAATTGCCCTACCGGCCTCTGTAGGCAAGTGTCCAAAAG GAGTCCGAGGAGGAAAGGGTCCACGAGTAGCACTAGCAGCTTAACCACCGGGAGAACACCGCCACAATCACCCAGAATGCTTCCGTCTGCACCGCCATCACCAGCCATGCACAGATCATCCAGCGTGCTATCAACAGCGAGACCAAGAAGCGGTCCCGCTGGCTTGCACTATTACACTGGATCAGCACCGCCTTCCAG GGCAGTGTCGAGGGTGGACCTCTCTGGCGCAGTGGCCTGCAGTAGTAGCAGCACAAATTTAGCCACGATGGGCAGATCGGGCATTTCTAGTAGCAACTGGCGGTTAACAGCTGGATCAGCGCCGACCACGCCGAGACCGACGCCCCCGGTCTCTCCGCAGCGTTGGTCGAGGCGTGCCTCCAACCGACAGACGTCCCAATTACAAGTCTCCCCCGAAGCTCCCTCGTCCACGGCCACGTAG
- the LOC143368944 gene encoding BRCA1-associated protein isoform X2 translates to MSSSLISVSLCVIRVEIVDEDSQETNGAMAAKMRGRRELTKINMENCTNLTEKPDLSLPSQGTSTSGSTSRANSEETTYDNSEVAGASACACDQINFISGNPFVEVTKGIIHLYKENKLTDIRHAAERTQTICILAVPATMTCHDLLRYTAPCHQDVRHFRILRDGSPNQYMALITFKSANAATEFYGSFNGTPYNSFEPDVICHMVFVYSVEVTYNALPLSGHTELPLCPVCLERMDESVDGILTILCNHTFHASCLAKWGDTSCPVCRYAQTPESLADSYCMECNTGESNDALWICLICGHIGCSRYHQGHAFQHYRETHHCYAMQLGNNRVWDYVGDNFVHRLLQNKDGKMVEGGPTATKAEGAAMEEKVDSVQLEFIYLLTSQLETQRQYFEERLGRLEQHSVVQTTELREKLSQISEENAKVKEQLTTLSREKQGVDKRLQQVTNKLGQVQAELTEEKELRKALELNQASWQDKYETLQTEMTECQTTKQSEVADLKEQVQDLMFYLDAQAKVENSDLREEIASGRILIPETSGTVKKNTRPSKSRKKR, encoded by the exons ATGAGTTCTTCTCTTATTTCGGTGTCTCTCTGCGTTATTCGCGTCGAGATTGTTGACGAGGACTCTCAAGAAACGAATG GTGCGATGGCTGCTAAGATGAGGGGTCGCAGAGAACTGACAAAGATAAATATGGAGAATTGCACAAACCTTACAGAGAAGCCGGACTTATCGCTACCTTCTCAGGGGACTAGCACATCCGGCTCCACCTCGAGAGCCAATTCCGAGGAAACGACTTATGATAATTCGGAGGTGGCTGGCGCGAGCGCTTGCGCCTGCGACCAAATCAATTTCATCTCTGGAAATCCGTTTGTCGAAGTAACCAAGGGGATTATACACTTGTACAAGGAAAA CAAATTAACAGACATACGCCATGCAGCTGAACGCACCCAGACTATTTGCATTCTTGCGGTTCCAGCCACGATGACTTGCCATGATCTCTTAAGGTACACGGCGCCTTGCCACCAAGATGTTCGGCATTTCAGAATACTCAGAGACGGTAGCCCTAACCAGTACATGGCGTTAATTACCTTCAAATCTGCT AATGCAGCTACAGAATTTTATGGCTCGTTTAATGGTACTCCTTATAATTCATTCGAGCCAGACGTTATATGTCACATGGTGTTCGTGTACAGCGTCGAAGTGACGTATAATGCGTTACCTCTGTCCGGGCACACAGAATTACCACTTTGCCCGGTATGTTTAGAGAGAATGGACGAGAGCGTAGATGGAATTTTAACAATTCTGTGCAACCACACGTTCCATGCGAGTTGCCTAGCTAAATGGGGGGACACTTCTTGTCCTGTTTGTAGATATGCTCAGACGCCAGAATCGCTTGCTGATAGCTATTGCATGGAATGCA ATACTGGAGAAAGCAACGACGCTCTATGGATTTGCCTAATATGCGGGCACATAGGTTGCTCGCGATATCATCAAGGGCACGCTTTTCAGCACTATCGCGAGACACACCACTGTTATGCCATGCAACTGGGCAATAACAGAGTCTGGGATTACGTTGGTGATAATTTCGTTCACCGATTATTACAAAACAAAGATGGGAAGATGGTTGAGGGGGGCCCCACTGCCACCAAGGCTGAAGGAGCTGCAATGGAAGAGAAAGTGGACTCTGTACAATTGGAGTTTATTTATCTCTTAACGTCGCAATTGGAAACACAAAGGCAGTATTTCGAGGAGAGACTAGGGCGGCTAGAACAACACTCGGTTGTACAAACTACGGAACTTAGAGAAAAGTTAAGCCAAATATCGGAAGAGAATGCGAAAGTGAAG GAACAATTAACGACATTAAGCCGCGAGAAACAGGGCGTGGATAAACGACTGCAACAAGTTACTAACAAGTTGGGGCAAGTGCAGGCAGAATTGACCGAGGAAAAAGAGTTGAGGAAGGCGTTAGAATTGAATCAAGCCTCTTGGCAAGATAAATACGAAACGCTGCAGACGGAGATGACCGAGTGTCAAACCACGAAACAATCGGAAGTTGCGGATCTCAAGGAACAAGTACAGGATTTAATGTTCTACCTCGATGCTCAGGCGAAAGTTGAAAATTCGGATTTAAGGGAGGAGATCGCATCAGGTCGTATATTGATCCCCGAGACCTCTGGAACGGTGAAAAAGAATACTCGCCCTTCGAAATCTCGCAAAAAACGTTGA